A region from the Cherax quadricarinatus isolate ZL_2023a chromosome 79, ASM3850222v1, whole genome shotgun sequence genome encodes:
- the LOC128702791 gene encoding neuropeptide-like protein 31 encodes MNSLVTVAVLATFCLAATNAAPSPDAEPGYRGGFGGFGGLRGFGGFGGFGGLRGGYGGYGYRGKRSAEPIAEAAAEPEADPGYLRGYGGLGGFGGFGGFGRGFGGFGRGYGSYGYYG; translated from the exons ATGAACTCCCTG GTCACTGTTGCCGTCTTGGCCACATTCTGCTTGGCTGCCACAAACGCTGCACCTTCCCCAGATGCCGAGCCTGGTTACCGGGGAGGCTTCGGAGGTTTTGGTGGCTTAAGAGGCTTTGGAGGCTTTGGAGGTTTTGGAGGCTTGAGAGGAGGATATGGAGGCTATGGATATCGTGGAAAGAGGAGCGCTGAGCCTattgctgaggctgctgctgaGCCTGAAGCTGATCCTGGTTACTTGAGAGGCTATGGAGGCCTGGGCGGCTTTGGAGGGTTTGGAGGATTCGGCCGCGGATTCGGAGGCTTCGGACGAGGATATGGCAGCTATGGATACTATGGCTAA